The Cottoperca gobio chromosome 15, fCotGob3.1, whole genome shotgun sequence genome segment GCATGACTCAAGTTGTCTACACACGATGACAGAAATAGGATATTGCTCCTTTAATCTTAACTCAGTGCAGGTTGCATTACACACCCTGGTATTTGTGTAACATTTGAATTTGCAAGTTTAGTCAAATTGATTGTTGCTTCTGTCAGAGCAAAATTGTGCAGCAGACAGCACACCTGTACATCCTGCACACCCACCTCCTGTCAATATGTCTTCACAAAATGTTGCCAGCTGGAGAGTAAAAAAGGTGTCTGCTCAGGAAACTGTGGCACCCAAACAGTAAAATCAATTCCTTTTTTAGCCTTCCCTAAAATTCTCTTTAAGAAACAATTAAAGATCCTGAACAACTCAAACACAGTTTTACCTTTTCTCTAGGCTGGAGTTGAAAATAGAATTGATGTGCGCTATCAAATAGCCATGAAGACACTGAGTAAGTGCTTTTataaaaatcaaatacaaaaacataaaaatttcatttggacatttttaattttcatcTCTGTTCCATCAGATGAACTGATAGCAGCCGGGGAAGCTGGAACATATGactttgtgtttattgatgCTGATAAATCCAACTATGACAGATACTACGAGAAGTCCCTCGAGCTCATACGAACAGGGGGCATCATTGCGATTGACAATGTAAGTACACTTTACACAAGCACGCTCTGTCATGCTATGGTATGTAGAGTGCAGCATGCTTTAACTGTGAACAGAATAAATCAGCCCTGTTATCGCCGTCTTCGAAGGTGCTGTGGAGCGGAAAGGTCGTGAATCCTGATCCCAGTGACATCACCTCCCAGGCTCTGGATGCTCTCAATAAGAAGCTACACAAAGACCAGAGGATTGATCTGAGCATGCTCACTGTGGGCGACGGGCTGTCCATCGTCATTAAACGCTAATATCACGAGTTAAAAAGTTACACGTTTGTCTTTATGCTGCTTTAGTtttgatattaaatataaatgttgattACGTTGCCTTCTGTACTTCTGACAGATTAAACATGATAcaactttctctctgtgtttactgccTTTATAAAGACAGCAATCAGAAAAGAGCTATAAATAACATGAGAATATATACACCACAGTGCTACAGCTCCGGATCATAATTTGTTTTTGGGAAATAGTGGTTTTCTTAGTGAGAGCAcatgaaacatttgttttatattcaggCTGATATCATCGGCTCTATTTTTAGCTACATTACAATGTGAGCACAACACATCAAAAGTACAAAATGATGCAAGTGGAATACAGCCAGGggaaactaattattttaacaCTTGTTCTGTCTTCACATTCTGTATACTCCCCTTGTCCTAAGGGTAAAAAATTACCCGCCTCCACTAAACCTCttaaataaagcagcttcaATTAATTTTCAACCCAAAATCAATTTTGCAGGAAGAAACAACCTATAATTAAtaactacacactttataaatgtcttCGTTTTCCCCTTTTCACATTGCAAAAAGACTGCATTTTATTAGTGGACACCACTCGTCTTTCTTTTACAGCACACTTGTTATAATGCTTTTCTTTACTAAAGTAGAGGAATATTATTATCAGTTCATTGTCTAGCTTTAGATAGTACTTATGTCATGGGTGGGTAATGGTACACCTTCCCAAATAAGTTGTTTTTCTGAGATCAATCAGTTGCAGGAATAATatttttgcgtgtgtgtgtgtctaaatctGTGTTTTCGGTGGTGTATATAACTGACTGTGGTGGTGTACAGCTCCCATGaaattataaacaaaaacaatttttcactttttctaaTTTTGGGCTCATTTTAGGTAAAGTCATTCAATTTCAAGTTGATAAAAGGTCGTTTAGGGTTTTTCTCTGCTGCTAAACATCGCGGTGGGTCATGTTTTACCCTAAGACAACACAAGGGTTAAGGAAGCTACAGTTAAGctctttaaatgtgtatgtataacaTTTCCCTTCAATatgaagtggagtagaagtCTAAAGAAGCATCTAatgtacacactgaagtactTCAGAATTGTACCTCAGTACATTACTTGAGtacatgtacttagttacttagtTTCACTactgaaaacaaataattaaaccAAAGAAGAACCAAAATACATGATTTCAGGCTTTTCCTCTTGATCTATATGGCAATATGATTTGAACACTGTACTATAAAAGGTGCGAGTTTAAATCCGCTACATACATAGAGAAGTGCCTGTAAAAGACAGGCATGTGGCGTCATCTTTTAATGACGTCATCTTGTAAAAGCAGTAAAGCAGGTTGGTCGTGAAACACCGTAGAGTGGTATTAATGAAGGAGTTTATTAACAACTTAAATGCTCAGAAacacatgatgataataataataacaataataataataatgcacagAGGCTTTATTGTTTGGTGACTGTTATTTACACTCAGTCCACCCACATCCACGTCATTGCTGTCTGCGACAAAACGTAGTGTCAGCTCTCATTAGACCATCAGCTGATGCTACACCTTTTCAGCACCGCGGACAGCTCCGTTCTGCATACCGAGCAGATGGCGACGGTTATAAAAAGCCCTCATGGAGCGTCTCTGCATCGGAGATCCACCGCTACAGCCTGAGTCTCAGCATGGATAACAAAGTCTTCTTCCCGCAAAGAATCACTCAAGATGAGTATTCACAATGCAAGCCAAAACGTTCGGCTTTAGATACCAGTGCAGTGTCCACGGGCATGAATCTGACCAAGTATAATGAGAAAGAATTGATGCATGGTTTGAACGATCGTCTCGCAGGATTCATAGAGAAGGTGCACTACCTGGAGCACCAAAATCACCAGCTACAAAAAGAAATAGGTGAGATCAGAGATAAAGCGAAACCCGCATCTCGTCTGGAGGAGGAGTATGGACCAGAGCTCAGGAAACTGAGACAGCTGGTTCAGGATATTACTCATCAGAAGCATGAGATTGAAATCGAGCATGAGAATTTAGAGGAACAACTGTACAACTTGAGAAGACAACATGAGCAGGAGGCGCGTAGCAGATCGGGTACAGAGAGCAATATCGTGGTCCTCAAGAAAGACAGCAATGACGCGTGTCAGGCTAAACTAGAGCTGGACAAGAAAGCACAAGCTCTCGTGGATGAAATCCACTTCCTGAAGAGAAACCATGAGGCCGAGATGTCAGAGATGTTTGACCAAATCCAGGATGCGCAGGTGACTGTCAAGGCGCATGAATTTGGCAACTCTGGCGTCACTGCGGCACTCCGGGACATCAGGACACAACTGGAAGGTCATACCGTGTCTGACGTCCAGCAGATGGGAGAAACTTTCCAATCTCAGTTTGCAAGGTTAACGGAGGCAGCtgagagtaagagagaggcTTTAAAAGCGACACAGCAAGAGATTCAGGAGTGCAGGAAGCGACTGCAGGCCAAGAACATCGAACTGGACTGCGCTAAAGGTACCGGGGAAGCGCTGGAGAAACACCTTCATGACGTGGAGGATCGTCACATGGAGGAAATGATTCATTACCAGGTGagactgtgttttttttaagagcAGGATTTAATATAGCCGGTGTTCACACGGTGTCCAGTAACACATGTTCTGTCCTCTCGTTTCAGAACGCAATCAAAGAACTTGAAAACGAGCTCATAAATTGCAAATTTGACATGTCCAGTTACCTGCGGGAATATCAGGACCTGTTAAATGTGAAGATGGCTTTGGATGTGGAGATACTGTCTTACAGGTAAGGTGTGCTGAAACCACGTTGAATTAAGGTACAACTCTATTAAAGAGTGACAGCTATCAGTGTTATTACAAAGGCAAGCATTTTTGGAGGGAAAAGATGATTACAAATCTCAGTTTTCCATAATCTTTCCTTTTAATCTTTATCCTTCAACGGCTTTTAAGAATGATGTGTTACAAAACAAGTACAATACAACTAAACAAAGTACAGTGTCTAATGCAAACATCACAATATTGAACTACGGGTAAACggtcattaatataatatatatatatatttccttgCATTGCCTACATGTTGaggtaaataaatcaaatatgacTGAAAGGCAAGTAACTAATCTACAACTCTATCTACAAGACATTTCATTTATGTTAAAAGGCCAAAAGTGTTTGGAAGGTTACTTTTGAAATGCAGTACATATTACTAGTTTCCCTGTTTAACATGTAATGCACTTCTTCTAATTACTCCAAACTtaacttattacattttatacatttctgatTACTTTtccaacaaatgttttaaactgggaAAAgcttaaaagtcttaaaaacaTAACCCTAAGTGTGAACCTCACACCAGTAATCAACACTGAAGctttattaaaagtaaaaacataacttTAATTAAGATCAAAATATTGCAACAGAATGCATGTTATATCATGTTTAAGTTTTTACATCATTTTTCTCAGCAGCTGTAAGTGATTATAATTAGATCTACATGTAACTAGTTACTCCCCAACACGTTTTTTGCCACCGTCTTAAATATTTCTCATTAATGAGGGTTAAAATACAAAATCTGTGTCTCCTCCCTTGCAGGAAACTTCTCTGCGGTGAGGAGGCTCGGCTATCTGCGATGTCAGACACCCACGTCTCGCTGCCCTACATCTACCACCAGTCCCCCGTTTACACCCTGCCATGTCTCAGCCGACCGGGAGGCCCGCACAGACGCGCTGAGCCCCACTACAAGTTCGTGGAGGAGATCATAACGGAGACCACTAGGGAAATTGAGATGTCAGAATTTGAGGAGACAGGATCGGAGGAGACAGAGCTGGAAACATATGAGCAGGAGTGTAACAAAAGAGATAGAGGGAGCAGTGAGGAAGAGGTGGATACTAAAGACAGTCAAGAGGAAGAAGGTGAGCAGATGTCTGATAGTGAGCAGAATCAAGTAGAGTCAGAAGAGAATTTAGTGAATGGAGTTGATGATGGGAGTCCTGGTGAAGTGGATGATGGTGAAAAAGGTCCACAAAGTAAAGAAGAGTCAGAGAAGACTGAGGCATTTGACAATGGAGGAGACATAGTTAATAATACTCAAAGTGAGGGCATTGATGAGGAAGAAGATAAGCAACATCACAAAgtagctgaaaacacaaaagtagAGAAAGAAGCTGCAGTGACAATAGTAACAATTCAGCAAGATCTCTCTTCAAAACCAGATGATTTAAAGCCAGAGGTCCCTGTAGTGGATGGAAAATCTGATGATGGTAAAAAAGGAGATGCTGAGAAAGATAGTTTTATCTCAGCTCAAGCAAAGAAGGCTGTTGGACAAACCACGGCTCAAGTATCTATAGAATCAGACAAAAGCCAAGAGCTAAGCAGTGTAAAAGTGCAAGATAAGGTTCCGGCTTCAGAAACAGCTGAGAAAACTGCAGATTTTACAGCAGAGACAAAGATCACTCTGTCTGTAGAGATAGAGGAGCTTTCAGAAAAGGCTCAAGTACCTTTGAGTACACCAAAGAGTGAGAAACAGGAAACCAGTCATACAGAGCCAAACAATATCAGTCAATCTGAGGCTGCAAAAGGTGAGGATAAAGTAACAAAAGGCATTGAAGATGGTAGACACGGTAGCAATATAGGTCAAGATAAAGAGTCTTCTCTTGAATCTGATGTGAAAAGTCTTCCTGAAGTGGAGGATCAGAAGACAAACAGTGGGGGAAAAGCCCAAACTGCGTTGCCAAGGGAAAAGACAGCAGTCAGTGCAGAAATCAAAGCGTTGCAGCAGGAGGCATCGGAAGGAAGCCAGGGTCAGAAATCAAAACTGTCTGAAGTTTTAGAGAAAATAAAGGATCATCAAGGTAAAACTGAGAAGGTGGAGACTAGTAagtcagagaaataaaaataaaagagcacTAAAAAGCCAAATAGGAAAATCTGCTGATGTATGGGAAGTGAGGATAAAGGACATTTCCACCCTAAAATTAATGTGACAGCAGTTGGCAGGCAAATATCAGGGATAGTGAAGCTAAAAATAGAGAATGGCTTAACTAATACAGATGCAAATTCAAGGCACAAGTTGAACCAAGCAAAGAGAAGGAAGCTGTAAGAGCATGATTTTTGCTATAGCTTTGCCTTTGAACCTCTCATGTGATGCATTAAACTTGTATGACTCACCACTCAATGTAATCATGAATGTACAATAtgcaaagttacatttaaaattgCACCCATCTATATTTGCTTTGATAAGTGCTgacaaataaatgcaatatGAAAAACAACCTCTGAATATTTTTTCTGGCCTCAGCATGTTAATGTGGATCAATGTCTTTTCTATTTGAGCCACTATGTTCTTCACCTCTTTCTATAAACCACTCCACTTACTGCTTAGCCACTGAAACCTCCATCCATCAGATGTTAAGACAAACCGCTACGGGTTGCTGTAGATCGATATCAGACCATTTAATTAATGGCAACAATCATTTTACAGAGGCGGTGCCATTCCACACAAAAGATTAGACCGTAAATCAAACTTTCTGCCAACAAGTGTCCAGGCTGCTCAGCTACTGTATTTCCTGTAACCTTGTAATGTTATGGCACACATGATCATTAGTGCCATTATAGGGCAAGACAAGACACTCATAGCTGGACATATGAACAATGGTGAGCACCATCTCAACTATGACTTgtcattcaaaatgtaaatctaGAGTAAGGGGTGttctttaatgtatttcttattGCTTTGTTTCACTCATCTCTTCTGAAGGACTATTGGTTTCTTTGCTAAGAAAGATCATTTGCTCACGGTGGCTCATTTCTCTAGATCTTATTCTTTGTAGGATCGTTTTCTTACCTTCCGTTTAAGATAATGTCTTCGTTTGGTTTCCTTCAAAGCTTCCATTTCCTTTTAGTGTTGAAAAGGTTTTAAGCCTAAACACCGGAGTGATTTATACAAGAGTTCAAATGCAGGCAAACATACCGACCCAGcgtgaaatgtaaataaatattcaacagCACCCAACACTAAATAAAAATTAGTTTTAAACACGCAAAAGCTTGGCTTCCTGGAAAtaccacatttaaaaagacttgAAAACAGCAGTTTAGAGCTGATTTATAAGGATGACTGGCAGAAAACTGCTTAAAGATAGGTACTCAAACTGAACTCAAGTGATTTCTGTGCGCTTCCATTATAAAAACTGGAGTCTACTCCATGCAGTATTACAAGCCTTCTGAAAAAGCGCACAAACATTTTTCAACATGCTTGCTCATTTTGTTTTGGTGTAGCGTGCGTTAAGGAATAAACAGAAACATTCcgtaaaacacaaaatgacaggAAAGGTTTCTGCTAAATGTTTGATTAGTCTATTGTTAAATTCCATTTGCACACATTAACTACAGCCCAGACCATCTGGTGGTACAGGCCTCTGGAAGGTTAACGTTAACCAAACAAGATAGATAATGAGTTGTATTTAGTTGCACTTCaacatcaaaatataaaaaaaaaactgcgtTGGTGGAGTTCAAAGactttattgaaaatgtatacatacacataagGACCTCCAAGACTTGCAGGCTCTGTCACTGCCCAGTACAGGGAAGCACTTTTCAAGAGTGCAACTCCGAGTTGCACCTCTTCCAGACAATGATAGTTTGGCATTACTGTGAACATGAATTATGTGCCTCCCGAGTTGTCAGTTAGTACAGAATGAACATAAACTAATTCTGCTTGGTCGGCCACATGTACAGGTTTCTTTCAAACTTACAGACCCAACTTTAAGCAACCCAAAAACTGCCCAATTTAAGGGAAGGTCTAACAGAAC includes the following:
- the LOC115020084 gene encoding neurofilament light polypeptide codes for the protein MDNKVFFPQRITQDEYSQCKPKRSALDTSAVSTGMNLTKYNEKELMHGLNDRLAGFIEKVHYLEHQNHQLQKEIGEIRDKAKPASRLEEEYGPELRKLRQLVQDITHQKHEIEIEHENLEEQLYNLRRQHEQEARSRSGTESNIVVLKKDSNDACQAKLELDKKAQALVDEIHFLKRNHEAEMSEMFDQIQDAQVTVKAHEFGNSGVTAALRDIRTQLEGHTVSDVQQMGETFQSQFARLTEAAESKREALKATQQEIQECRKRLQAKNIELDCAKGTGEALEKHLHDVEDRHMEEMIHYQNAIKELENELINCKFDMSSYLREYQDLLNVKMALDVEILSYRKLLCGEEARLSAMSDTHVSLPYIYHQSPVYTLPCLSRPGGPHRRAEPHYKFVEEIITETTREIEMSEFEETGSEETELETYEQECNKRDRGSSEEEVDTKDSQEEEGEQMSDSEQNQVESEENLVNGVDDGSPGEVDDGEKGPQSKEESEKTEAFDNGGDIVNNTQSEGIDEEEDKQHHKVAENTKVEKEAAVTIVTIQQDLSSKPDDLKPEVPVVDGKSDDGKKGDAEKDSFISAQAKKAVGQTTAQVSIESDKSQELSSVKVQDKVPASETAEKTADFTAETKITLSVEIEELSEKAQVPLSTPKSEKQETSHTEPNNISQSEAAKGEDKVTKGIEDGRHGSNIGQDKESSLESDVKSLPEVEDQKTNSGGKAQTALPREKTAVSAEIKALQQEASEGSQGQKSKLSEVLEKIKDHQGKTEKVETSKSEK